Proteins found in one Longimicrobium sp. genomic segment:
- a CDS encoding PP2C family serine/threonine-protein phosphatase, protein MTVRWESAGLTDVGRVRKGNEDSFFVDEARGVFLVADGMGGHAAGEIASALAARTVGGTLVRGVDEELEPDLLAEAMKRSLYAAHEAILAHTMADPATEGMGTTLTALVVSRDGAFRLGHVGDSRMYLFRTGELTQISHDHTWVQREVDEGRLTEQGARRHRLSHILTRALGADSADSPDIEAGKLQPGDLVLLCSDGLTGMLNDRMIARILEDDGPLADLAVQLIAEANARGGRDNITAVLVRILPGG, encoded by the coding sequence GTGACGGTGCGCTGGGAGTCGGCCGGGCTCACCGACGTGGGCCGCGTCCGCAAGGGGAACGAGGACTCCTTCTTCGTGGACGAGGCGCGGGGCGTCTTCCTGGTGGCGGACGGGATGGGGGGCCACGCCGCGGGGGAGATCGCCAGCGCGCTGGCCGCCCGCACGGTGGGCGGCACCCTGGTGCGCGGGGTGGACGAGGAGCTGGAGCCCGACCTGCTGGCCGAGGCGATGAAGCGCTCCCTCTACGCCGCGCACGAGGCGATCCTCGCCCACACCATGGCCGACCCCGCCACCGAGGGGATGGGCACCACGCTCACCGCGCTGGTCGTCTCCCGCGACGGCGCCTTCCGCCTGGGCCACGTGGGCGACAGCCGCATGTACCTGTTCCGCACCGGCGAGCTCACCCAGATCTCGCACGACCACACCTGGGTGCAGCGCGAGGTGGACGAGGGGCGGCTGACGGAGCAGGGTGCGCGCCGCCACCGCCTGTCGCACATCCTGACCCGCGCCCTGGGCGCCGACTCCGCGGACAGCCCAGACATCGAGGCGGGCAAGCTCCAGCCGGGCGACCTGGTCCTGCTGTGCAGCGACGGCCTCACCGGTATGCTCAACGACCGCATGATCGCCCGCATCCTGGAGGACGACGGCCCCCTCGCCGACCTGGCCGTGCAGCTCATCGCCGAGGCCAACGCCCGCGGCGGGCGCGACAACATCACCGCCGTGCTGGTGAGGATACTGCCCGGAGGCTGA